The following proteins come from a genomic window of Anaerobutyricum hallii:
- a CDS encoding DUF5688 family protein, whose amino-acid sequence MNFNEFVNEVKDNIRLFLPKDYENAEVSVMDYQKLNTTYKGLMVKKEDETITPTINMNQLYKAYQDQPGVTMESVYRRIADVVVEAPIQVNLKSILDYDIAKDNLFIRVSSAERNKDMLANVPHQLKEDLAITYHVAVSMDEEGLSSMLIKNDLLKQYGITAEQLHEDAMKSSPRIMAPEVSSMGAIMEELVEKDLFMMSPEEREMLQESIRESTQMPSFFVVTNQQRIDGAGALFYPEVMDNLGEILGQDYFILPSSIHEMLVLPDNGEVSADELRMMVTEVNETQVAPAERLTNDVYHFDTKDHVFEKADRFTERQKEKEAQAAKTEKTGKEQPDQKPKTKKHDMEL is encoded by the coding sequence ATGAATTTTAATGAATTTGTAAATGAAGTAAAGGACAATATCAGACTCTTTTTACCAAAGGATTATGAGAATGCCGAGGTATCCGTTATGGATTACCAGAAATTAAACACTACTTATAAGGGCCTGATGGTGAAAAAGGAAGACGAAACGATCACTCCGACCATCAATATGAATCAGCTCTATAAAGCTTATCAGGATCAGCCGGGAGTAACGATGGAAAGCGTATACAGAAGAATCGCAGATGTCGTTGTGGAAGCACCGATCCAGGTGAATCTCAAATCCATCTTGGATTATGACATTGCAAAAGATAACCTGTTTATCCGTGTATCATCGGCAGAGAGAAATAAAGATATGCTTGCGAATGTTCCGCATCAGTTAAAGGAAGATCTTGCGATCACCTATCATGTGGCCGTCAGCATGGATGAGGAAGGATTGAGTTCTATGCTCATCAAAAATGATTTGCTCAAACAATACGGCATTACAGCAGAACAGCTTCACGAAGATGCAATGAAGAGTTCTCCGCGTATTATGGCACCTGAAGTATCTTCTATGGGTGCAATAATGGAGGAATTGGTCGAGAAAGATCTGTTCATGATGTCACCGGAAGAAAGAGAAATGCTACAGGAATCTATTAGAGAATCCACACAGATGCCATCCTTTTTTGTAGTGACAAATCAGCAGAGAATCGATGGTGCCGGTGCTCTCTTTTATCCGGAAGTGATGGACAATCTGGGAGAAATTCTTGGACAGGATTACTTTATTCTCCCGTCATCAATCCATGAAATGTTGGTTCTTCCGGATAATGGAGAAGTCAGTGCAGATGAATTAAGGATGATGGTCACAGAAGTTAATGAGACTCAGGTAGCACCTGCAGAACGCCTTACCAATGATGTCTATCACTTTGATACAAAGGATCACGTCTTTGAAAAAGCTGACAGATTCACAGAACGTCAGAAAGAAAAAGAAGCACAGGCTGCAAAAACAGAGAAAACAGGAAAAGAACAGCCAGATCAGAAACCGAAAACAAAGAAGCACGATATGGAACTCTAA
- a CDS encoding DNA topoisomerase 3 yields the protein MYLVIAEKPSVSRAIAEVIGAQEREDGYLRGTDCMVSWCFGHLAEYVSPDFYDEKFSQWRYEDLPIIPKDWKVTVSEDKKDQFYILKRLLNSPEIEYVVNACDAGREGELIFKHVYDLSGSKKPVKRLWISSLEDSAILDGMQHLRSAEEYRHLAEAAVCRSQADWLVGMNATRAYTTKYFKKLTVGRVQTPTLAMLVERAGQISNFQKEKYFNVELDCDGIPAIKPKIFDPDKAEQLRSRCQGSEASISAVKETEKKVKAPKLYDLTTLQREANRIYGMTAKQTLDTAQSLYEKKLITYPRTDSQYLTEDMEQTARNVVRQIYEKYQLTGPFDQPEQPDVKKVMNNSKVTDHHAIIPTMELASCHLGELKSWEEKILFLIAVHTVMAMSKDHIYQETEIEVECQGEIFKAKGKTVLQDGWKLFENCFKNKDRMAIVDPDQEMKERMPKVTQGQTFYAVAAEKTEHFTSPPKPYSEDTLLAAMETAGNKEFDEDTEKKGLGTPATRAGIIEKLIYSQYATRKGKKILPTDDGKVLVEILPDFLKSASMTAEWENQLLLMEHGEIAPEQFMTGIKNMLTMMLNGCDAISEEETRRFQTRESIGTCPVCGSLVYESKPNFYCSNHDCHFALWKDNRYLQSMEKTMDKKMAAELLKNGSVHVKDLYSRKKNMYFDADLHMDTDETGKVNFSLSFPKKKPKNKSKKK from the coding sequence ATGTATTTAGTAATTGCAGAAAAACCAAGTGTATCAAGAGCAATCGCAGAGGTGATTGGAGCACAGGAACGAGAAGACGGATATTTAAGAGGAACCGACTGTATGGTCAGCTGGTGTTTCGGACATCTGGCAGAATATGTTTCACCGGATTTCTACGATGAAAAATTTAGTCAGTGGAGATATGAAGATCTCCCGATCATCCCGAAAGACTGGAAAGTTACAGTCTCAGAAGATAAGAAAGATCAGTTCTATATCTTAAAAAGACTGCTTAATAGTCCGGAAATTGAATACGTCGTAAATGCCTGTGATGCCGGACGTGAAGGAGAATTGATCTTCAAACATGTCTATGACTTGTCTGGAAGTAAAAAGCCGGTGAAACGATTATGGATCAGTTCTCTGGAAGATTCCGCAATCCTTGATGGAATGCAGCATCTGAGATCCGCGGAGGAATACCGACATCTGGCCGAAGCTGCTGTATGCCGTTCTCAGGCTGACTGGCTGGTAGGAATGAATGCAACAAGAGCTTACACCACAAAGTACTTCAAAAAGCTGACAGTTGGAAGGGTTCAGACACCGACACTTGCCATGTTGGTGGAACGTGCCGGACAGATCAGCAATTTCCAGAAAGAAAAGTATTTCAATGTGGAACTGGATTGTGATGGAATTCCGGCTATAAAGCCAAAAATCTTTGATCCGGATAAGGCAGAACAGTTAAGAAGCAGATGCCAGGGAAGTGAAGCTAGTATCAGCGCAGTAAAAGAAACAGAAAAGAAAGTAAAAGCACCAAAGCTTTATGATCTGACCACACTGCAGAGAGAAGCAAACCGTATCTACGGAATGACAGCCAAACAGACACTGGATACCGCCCAGAGCCTGTACGAAAAGAAACTGATCACTTATCCAAGAACGGACAGCCAGTATCTGACCGAAGATATGGAACAGACCGCAAGAAATGTGGTTCGTCAGATTTATGAGAAATATCAACTGACAGGTCCGTTTGATCAGCCGGAGCAGCCAGATGTGAAGAAAGTCATGAATAACAGTAAAGTGACAGATCACCATGCAATCATCCCAACGATGGAGCTTGCATCCTGTCATCTGGGTGAACTGAAATCCTGGGAAGAAAAGATCCTGTTTCTAATCGCAGTCCATACAGTCATGGCAATGAGTAAGGATCACATTTACCAGGAGACAGAGATTGAAGTGGAATGCCAGGGAGAAATCTTCAAAGCAAAAGGAAAAACCGTCCTGCAGGATGGATGGAAACTCTTTGAAAACTGCTTCAAAAATAAGGATCGCATGGCAATCGTAGATCCGGATCAGGAAATGAAAGAGAGAATGCCGAAAGTAACCCAGGGACAGACTTTCTATGCTGTAGCTGCAGAAAAGACAGAACATTTTACATCGCCACCAAAACCATACAGCGAAGATACTCTCCTTGCGGCAATGGAAACAGCTGGAAATAAGGAATTCGATGAAGATACGGAAAAGAAAGGATTAGGAACTCCGGCAACAAGAGCCGGTATCATCGAGAAACTGATCTATTCCCAATATGCTACCCGAAAAGGAAAAAAGATTCTTCCAACAGATGATGGAAAAGTCCTTGTGGAGATCCTGCCAGACTTTCTGAAATCTGCAAGTATGACTGCAGAATGGGAAAATCAGCTGCTCTTGATGGAGCATGGAGAGATTGCACCGGAACAGTTTATGACTGGGATCAAAAACATGCTGACCATGATGCTGAATGGATGCGATGCGATTTCCGAAGAAGAAACAAGAAGATTTCAGACCAGAGAAAGCATTGGAACATGTCCGGTATGTGGAAGCCTGGTATATGAAAGCAAACCCAACTTCTATTGCAGCAACCATGATTGTCACTTTGCGCTCTGGAAAGATAACCGCTATCTGCAGAGCATGGAAAAAACCATGGATAAAAAGATGGCTGCAGAACTTCTGAAAAACGGAAGTGTGCATGTGAAAGACCTGTATTCCAGAAAGAAAAATATGTACTTTGATGCAGATCTCCATATGGATACAGATGAAACCGGAAAGGTGAATTTTTCTTTATCCTTTCCCAAAAAGAAACCAAAAAACAAAAGCAAAAAGAAATAA
- the ltrA gene encoding group II intron reverse transcriptase/maturase, giving the protein MQRKELLKKSAIRYAEYYGMVEVQDALYADSASEKIFTNLISIIGSDANIKMAYRNLKSNKGSSTPGVDGKTFKDLAEMSEEALVQCVRDKILNYQPKAVRRVYIPKPNGKMRPLGIPTVLDRIVQQSVLQVMEPICEAKFYRHSYGFRPNRSTKNAVAVCYKLAQVDGFHYVVDVDIKGFFDNVDHGKLLKQIWTMGIRDKRLISLIGKMLKAPIEENGVRTVPDKGTPQGGVLSPLLANIVLNELDWWIASQWEEMPAKHPLKSDIYMNKNGTPNKGNLYKKLRQSRLKECHIVRYADDFKIFCRSYSDASKLKHAVEQWLMDRLKLETSPDKSRITNLTKGYSDFLGIKFKLYKKGKKWSIKSHMTDKAINSQRVKLKNAMAQACKSHESEQSQHDDLIRYNQAVVGMHQYYNMATMINSDVHRLFPSIDITMKTRLNSRADLSKEKPPTLKGAMDEYFYQKYGESKQVRYINGMIVVPVAYCRTQNPMFYRVDTNRYTPQGRERIHRMLAKSEYGETLLKLSRDNDTNHSIEFCDNRLSRFVASKGKCELSKVSLAFEDVECIYLNPPSQGGTDEYANLRIVHKDIKSLIYSNDVKIIKSLIDLFDCRGPAKIAKLNKWRAKAGLEAINLITINQTLK; this is encoded by the coding sequence ATGCAAAGAAAGGAATTGTTAAAGAAAAGTGCTATCCGATATGCTGAGTACTACGGCATGGTCGAAGTACAGGACGCATTATATGCGGATAGTGCGAGCGAAAAGATTTTCACGAATCTGATAAGTATTATCGGTTCAGATGCCAATATCAAAATGGCATACCGCAATCTCAAATCAAACAAAGGAAGCAGCACACCTGGTGTCGACGGTAAGACCTTTAAGGACTTAGCTGAGATGTCAGAGGAAGCATTGGTTCAATGTGTTAGGGACAAAATTCTTAACTATCAGCCTAAAGCGGTGAGAAGGGTATATATCCCAAAGCCAAATGGGAAAATGCGACCATTAGGAATCCCTACGGTATTAGATAGGATTGTACAACAAAGCGTGTTGCAGGTCATGGAGCCTATATGCGAAGCCAAGTTTTATCGGCACAGTTATGGTTTCAGACCGAATCGTAGCACTAAGAATGCCGTTGCCGTGTGTTACAAACTGGCGCAGGTGGACGGATTCCACTATGTAGTTGATGTAGATATCAAGGGATTTTTTGATAATGTCGACCATGGAAAGCTACTAAAACAGATATGGACGATGGGAATACGTGATAAAAGGCTGATTTCCTTAATTGGAAAAATGCTAAAAGCTCCAATTGAAGAAAATGGGGTTAGAACGGTACCCGACAAAGGCACGCCACAGGGCGGTGTACTTAGTCCCTTACTGGCAAATATTGTGCTGAATGAGCTTGATTGGTGGATAGCCAGTCAATGGGAGGAAATGCCTGCAAAGCATCCTCTGAAAAGCGATATTTATATGAATAAAAATGGTACTCCGAATAAAGGGAATCTGTACAAGAAGTTGCGACAGTCCAGATTGAAAGAGTGCCACATAGTGAGATATGCGGATGATTTTAAGATATTTTGCAGGTCGTATTCTGATGCTTCCAAGCTAAAGCATGCGGTCGAGCAATGGCTAATGGACAGACTAAAGCTGGAAACATCTCCAGATAAGTCACGAATTACGAATCTTACCAAAGGCTATAGCGACTTCTTAGGCATAAAATTTAAACTTTACAAGAAGGGAAAGAAATGGTCTATCAAGTCTCATATGACTGACAAAGCCATCAATTCTCAACGAGTGAAGCTGAAAAATGCCATGGCGCAGGCCTGTAAATCTCACGAGAGTGAACAATCACAGCACGATGACCTCATCAGATACAACCAAGCAGTCGTAGGTATGCATCAGTACTATAACATGGCTACTATGATAAATTCAGATGTTCACAGACTGTTCCCGTCGATTGACATAACCATGAAGACGAGACTGAATAGTCGGGCTGACCTCTCCAAGGAAAAACCGCCGACATTGAAAGGTGCGATGGACGAATATTTCTATCAGAAATATGGGGAGTCCAAACAGGTTAGATATATCAATGGTATGATTGTCGTTCCTGTAGCATACTGTAGGACGCAAAATCCAATGTTCTACCGAGTGGACACCAATCGTTACACCCCACAGGGACGTGAACGTATTCACCGCATGCTTGCTAAATCTGAATATGGAGAAACGCTGTTGAAGTTGAGTAGAGATAACGACACGAATCATAGTATCGAATTCTGTGACAACCGCCTATCAAGATTTGTGGCATCAAAGGGTAAGTGTGAACTCTCAAAGGTGTCTCTTGCGTTTGAAGATGTGGAATGCATATATCTTAATCCACCAAGCCAAGGTGGTACGGATGAATATGCAAACCTCAGAATCGTACACAAAGATATAAAGAGCCTTATCTATTCTAATGACGTGAAAATCATCAAGTCCCTCATCGATTTATTCGATTGTAGGGGACCTGCCAAGATTGCAAAGCTCAACAAATGGAGAGCTAAAGCAGGATTGGAAGCAATTAACCTTATAACAATTAACCAGACTTTGAAGTGA
- a CDS encoding YodL domain-containing protein translates to MTEQNKTTTIPLPVQGKDMDSIMQSLESGVEELFTSNRYQEFLKTMAKFHNYSFNNTMLIAMQRPDATLVTSYKNWQSMGRQVMKGEKGITIIAPAPYKKMKEKEVLDENQRPIMGTDGKPKTEKVEVTVPHFKAVTVFDIAQTSGEPIQTLAPELLTVAVQDFDSFMQAIQKISPVPIRFDEIDGNANGYYHNADKEIVIKKGLSESQTLKTAIHETAHAKLHDREIMESLGVEKDRLTKEVEAESVAYCVCSSFGLDTSDYSFPYIAGWSSSREMKEMKASMDVIRKTAGEMIDQLTEELEISLEEKQKTELHEKYGILVDTLEAAGYHYDYRESEPGHIVLAPDGTHEIAGYLQFESWGDIQNWLEDTITEGTDISERVDRAMYPFKYDYTLEEEMFRGNGDRYAIYHVDEDTPGKQHLFMNMAMVKEDGITIDAANYKCVYSGRLHENEKLDDLYAVFNDNPPADYKAHSMSVSDVIITNRGGDMQAYYVDRFGFAELPEFAAQREKILDIVPEIENVDYENDLTCISFYAAECAEFPVMGEVHYDLTLPEALEAYEKIPSERMHGLKCVGFDLKDGSDYEGMQSLMIEGKIQKEFLNSIPGFRENSYVQNAISRVEKYLEERHLNVENPLKSNKKVDNEKNISEEKNEKELNIQMKPIPKKKRGEMSL, encoded by the coding sequence ATGACAGAACAAAATAAAACTACTACAATTCCACTGCCGGTCCAGGGAAAAGATATGGACAGCATTATGCAGTCACTGGAATCCGGTGTGGAAGAACTTTTTACAAGTAACCGCTATCAGGAATTTCTTAAAACCATGGCAAAGTTTCACAATTATTCCTTTAATAATACAATGCTGATCGCCATGCAGCGACCGGATGCCACACTTGTTACCAGCTACAAAAACTGGCAGTCCATGGGTAGACAGGTCATGAAAGGTGAAAAAGGAATTACGATCATCGCACCAGCACCATATAAGAAAATGAAGGAAAAAGAGGTTCTGGATGAAAATCAGCGACCAATCATGGGAACCGATGGAAAACCTAAGACTGAAAAAGTGGAAGTTACGGTTCCACATTTTAAAGCAGTTACGGTATTTGATATTGCTCAGACATCCGGGGAACCAATCCAGACACTAGCACCGGAATTATTGACTGTAGCTGTACAGGATTTTGATTCTTTCATGCAGGCTATTCAGAAAATATCCCCAGTACCGATACGATTTGATGAGATCGATGGCAATGCCAATGGATATTATCACAATGCAGATAAGGAAATTGTGATCAAAAAAGGACTCAGTGAAAGCCAGACCTTAAAGACTGCTATTCATGAAACAGCCCATGCAAAATTGCATGACAGGGAAATCATGGAAAGCCTTGGTGTAGAAAAAGACCGATTGACAAAAGAGGTCGAGGCTGAATCCGTTGCTTACTGTGTGTGCTCTTCCTTTGGTTTGGATACATCGGATTATAGTTTTCCTTACATTGCAGGTTGGAGTAGCAGCCGGGAAATGAAGGAAATGAAAGCATCTATGGATGTGATCCGCAAGACAGCTGGTGAAATGATTGATCAGCTGACAGAAGAACTGGAAATCAGTCTTGAAGAAAAACAGAAAACAGAATTACATGAAAAATACGGAATTCTGGTAGATACACTGGAAGCAGCCGGATACCACTATGATTATCGGGAAAGCGAACCGGGACATATTGTACTGGCGCCGGATGGGACGCATGAAATTGCCGGCTATCTACAGTTTGAATCATGGGGAGATATCCAAAACTGGCTGGAAGACACGATTACAGAAGGGACGGATATTTCGGAGAGAGTTGATCGGGCTATGTACCCATTTAAGTATGATTATACCCTAGAGGAAGAAATGTTCAGAGGTAATGGTGACCGCTATGCGATTTATCATGTGGATGAAGACACACCGGGAAAACAACATTTATTTATGAATATGGCAATGGTCAAAGAAGATGGCATTACAATCGATGCAGCAAATTATAAGTGTGTCTATTCTGGCAGATTACATGAAAATGAAAAGCTGGATGATTTGTATGCCGTATTCAACGATAATCCACCGGCAGATTATAAAGCACATTCTATGTCGGTCAGTGATGTTATCATTACAAACCGTGGTGGGGATATGCAGGCATATTACGTGGATCGATTTGGATTTGCAGAACTTCCAGAGTTTGCAGCACAAAGAGAAAAAATACTCGATATTGTCCCGGAAATAGAAAATGTGGATTATGAAAATGATCTTACATGTATCAGCTTTTATGCGGCTGAATGTGCTGAATTTCCTGTAATGGGTGAAGTACATTATGACCTGACATTACCGGAAGCCTTGGAAGCTTATGAGAAAATCCCATCAGAACGTATGCATGGACTGAAATGTGTTGGCTTTGATCTGAAAGACGGAAGTGATTATGAAGGAATGCAGAGTCTGATGATTGAAGGAAAAATACAGAAAGAATTTTTGAATTCGATTCCTGGATTTAGAGAAAATTCTTATGTGCAAAATGCAATCAGTCGTGTGGAAAAGTACTTGGAAGAAAGACATCTAAATGTGGAAAATCCTCTGAAATCCAATAAGAAAGTGGATAACGAAAAAAATATAAGCGAAGAAAAAAACGAGAAGGAGCTGAATATACAGATGAAACCAATACCGAAAAAGAAAAGGGGGGAAATGAGCCTATGA
- a CDS encoding DUF4315 family protein: protein MNKKIKKYLDEIAKTEKKIADLQQYLRGVQAALKQEEDNEMIRCIRGMKMDNDQLYDLLDGIQSGKVKFQVSRESDDEGSGSFVFTEENKEEYQNGEMEENE, encoded by the coding sequence TTGAATAAAAAGATTAAAAAATATCTGGATGAAATTGCCAAGACAGAGAAAAAGATCGCGGATCTGCAGCAATATCTTAGGGGTGTCCAGGCTGCATTAAAGCAGGAAGAGGACAATGAGATGATCAGGTGCATCCGTGGTATGAAGATGGATAATGATCAGTTATATGATCTTTTGGATGGTATCCAGAGTGGAAAAGTTAAATTTCAGGTAAGCAGGGAGTCTGACGATGAAGGTTCAGGCTCCTTTGTATTCACAGAAGAAAATAAGGAGGAATATCAGAATGGTGAAATGGAAGAAAATGAATAA
- a CDS encoding CD1107 family mobile element protein, whose product MVKWKKMNKKIAGLLLGVMMLFTASTTAFAYVDESAEASKVETTQTEQSTDKEEKKDEATNTNEVLPEDGTDKGTAFTTPGNGEVKDDITDDSTKEFLTVTTKNNNTFYIVIDRSATSQNVYMLSQIDENDLSEFLDKDSTATVVTPQPDKSKVVLDETNNEDVDKEATVDLEKTSSAKSNMGAMATILILALGGVAAYYYFKIYKPKKEEEEDDQPEGLETGDLETVEDDEELDDEPEDFEDSEK is encoded by the coding sequence ATGGTGAAATGGAAGAAAATGAATAAGAAAATAGCAGGACTGCTGTTGGGAGTCATGATGCTTTTTACAGCATCAACCACAGCATTTGCCTATGTGGATGAATCGGCAGAGGCATCCAAAGTAGAGACAACTCAGACGGAACAGTCAACAGACAAAGAAGAGAAAAAGGACGAGGCGACAAACACAAACGAGGTGCTGCCGGAAGATGGAACAGACAAGGGAACTGCATTTACGACACCTGGCAATGGTGAAGTCAAGGATGACATTACCGATGATTCCACAAAGGAATTTCTTACGGTTACAACGAAGAATAACAACACTTTTTATATCGTGATCGACCGTAGTGCCACATCACAGAATGTCTATATGTTATCCCAGATTGATGAGAATGATCTGTCCGAATTTCTGGATAAAGACAGCACTGCTACTGTCGTAACACCACAGCCAGATAAATCAAAGGTAGTGCTGGATGAAACAAATAATGAGGATGTAGACAAGGAAGCTACTGTTGATCTTGAGAAAACATCATCTGCAAAATCTAATATGGGTGCAATGGCAACTATCCTGATCCTGGCACTCGGCGGTGTGGCAGCATACTACTACTTCAAAATCTATAAGCCAAAGAAGGAAGAAGAAGAGGATGATCAGCCGGAAGGCTTAGAAACAGGGGACTTAGAGACTGTAGAAGATGATGAAGAACTGGATGACGAGCCAGAAGATTTTGAGGATTCAGAAAAATAA
- a CDS encoding CD1108 family mobile element protein: MTREGLTEENLRDGSVKDISHRSRGRPENKEEFVPERERKKTEGEDSKSGKGKRLQMEKIRKSSVQQEAVEDTVEVTPEEKVSGYRKKLHRHEKIPDDDNNLNSQKKSIRKKQLQKQMTKEQAKAGRLSFDDEGNQMVKGAGMKPGGTAGKYIATQAAISGMKAVTSEEEETDENAGVESARLAERETEAALRGLRHAQIRSKRTDVKTHRRGYREATVEKKLKFGSAESMEGVKHAESVKNAEQKRHFYNRFFQKKRYKDAYRAAKAGKSAGSLGGATTIAGVENMTVKAKIALKEIIKRNRAMFAGIGIFALLFLVIAVSLGSCSASIEGAGSVIGITTYPSSDEDIYAAENQYAALESALNQQINEMERRHPNYDEYQYNIAEIGHNPYHLISYLTAKYGDWTYSDVENELQALFEAQYHLNTEGRTETVTETRNVRVGESLGQVVTSGYCNCRICCGVWSGGPTASGAYPTANHTIAVDASNPFVPIGTKVVMNGVEYTVEDTGAFARYGVQFDVYYDNHAAASAHGHQTWEAYIADDNGSQEVTVTSTSTKKILYVTLTNGSFDAVARANLNAEQLIIYNALNTTYGNRNYLWDVNNVTSGSGGNGMSYEIPPEALQDEEFARMIREAEKYLGVPYVWGGYSPSGFDCSGFVSYVINHCGNGWNYGRLTADGLRGVCTYVSPGEAKPGDLIFFQGTYNTSGASHVGIYVGNNMMIHCGDPIHYSNISTSYWQQHFMCFGRLP; encoded by the coding sequence ATGACCAGGGAGGGTTTGACAGAAGAAAACCTCCGTGATGGTAGTGTAAAAGATATCAGTCACAGGAGCCGGGGGCGACCGGAAAATAAAGAAGAATTTGTTCCGGAACGGGAACGAAAAAAGACTGAGGGCGAAGATTCAAAATCAGGAAAAGGTAAACGACTGCAAATGGAAAAGATCCGGAAATCTTCTGTCCAGCAGGAAGCTGTTGAGGATACAGTTGAAGTCACACCGGAAGAAAAAGTATCCGGATATCGAAAGAAACTGCATCGTCATGAAAAAATCCCAGATGATGATAACAATCTGAACAGCCAAAAGAAATCCATTCGGAAGAAGCAGCTGCAAAAACAGATGACCAAAGAACAGGCAAAAGCAGGAAGATTATCCTTTGATGATGAAGGAAATCAGATGGTGAAAGGTGCTGGCATGAAACCGGGAGGGACAGCCGGGAAGTACATTGCCACACAAGCTGCTATATCTGGCATGAAAGCAGTCACTTCCGAAGAGGAAGAAACAGATGAAAATGCAGGTGTGGAAAGTGCCCGACTTGCAGAGCGTGAAACAGAAGCTGCGTTACGTGGTCTGCGTCATGCTCAGATCCGGAGCAAACGAACGGATGTGAAAACCCATCGCAGAGGATATCGTGAGGCTACCGTAGAAAAGAAATTGAAATTTGGTTCTGCAGAAAGTATGGAAGGAGTCAAACATGCAGAATCGGTAAAGAATGCTGAGCAAAAGAGACATTTCTATAACCGCTTCTTCCAGAAAAAACGATATAAGGATGCATACCGGGCAGCCAAAGCCGGAAAATCCGCTGGCAGTCTGGGTGGAGCAACAACCATTGCCGGTGTCGAGAACATGACGGTAAAAGCAAAGATTGCCTTGAAAGAGATCATAAAGCGTAATCGTGCCATGTTCGCAGGCATCGGTATTTTTGCGCTTCTTTTTCTAGTCATAGCGGTATCTCTGGGGAGCTGCAGTGCTTCTATCGAGGGTGCTGGATCTGTGATCGGTATCACAACGTATCCAAGTTCAGACGAGGATATCTATGCTGCCGAAAATCAATATGCTGCTTTGGAAAGTGCCTTGAACCAACAGATCAATGAGATGGAACGAAGACATCCAAATTATGACGAGTATCAGTACAACATTGCTGAGATTGGTCATAATCCATACCATCTTATCTCGTATCTTACTGCAAAATATGGGGACTGGACGTACTCAGATGTTGAAAATGAACTGCAAGCTCTTTTTGAAGCACAATATCATCTGAATACAGAAGGTCGAACAGAAACGGTGACAGAAACCAGAAATGTTCGAGTCGGAGAATCATTAGGACAGGTAGTGACAAGCGGATATTGTAATTGTCGAATCTGCTGTGGTGTATGGTCAGGCGGACCAACTGCCAGTGGTGCATATCCAACTGCAAACCATACCATTGCTGTAGATGCTTCCAATCCATTTGTGCCGATTGGCACTAAGGTAGTAATGAATGGTGTGGAATACACAGTTGAGGATACCGGAGCCTTTGCACGATATGGTGTGCAGTTTGACGTTTACTATGATAACCATGCTGCCGCTTCTGCTCATGGACATCAGACCTGGGAAGCCTATATCGCAGATGACAATGGCAGTCAGGAAGTAACGGTTACCAGTACAAGCACTAAGAAGATTCTATATGTGACACTGACAAATGGAAGCTTTGACGCTGTGGCAAGAGCCAATCTGAATGCGGAGCAGCTGATCATCTATAATGCATTAAATACGACATATGGAAACAGAAATTATCTGTGGGATGTAAACAATGTGACCAGTGGATCAGGCGGTAATGGAATGAGCTATGAGATTCCACCGGAAGCACTGCAGGATGAAGAATTTGCCCGAATGATCCGGGAAGCAGAAAAATATCTGGGAGTGCCTTATGTATGGGGTGGCTACTCTCCGTCGGGATTTGACTGCTCAGGTTTCGTATCTTATGTCATTAACCACTGTGGTAATGGCTGGAACTATGGACGATTGACCGCGGATGGATTAAGAGGCGTATGTACTTATGTATCACCGGGAGAAGCAAAACCAGGAGATCTGATCTTCTTTCAGGGAACGTATAACACATCTGGTGCAAGCCATGTGGGTATCTATGTCGGTAACAATATGATGATCCATTGTGGGGATCCGATCCATTACTCAAATATCAGCACATCCTACTGGCAGCAACACTTCATGTGCTTTGGAAGACTGCCATAA